The Microbacterium limosum genome contains a region encoding:
- a CDS encoding ABC-F family ATP-binding cassette domain-containing protein: MAHLLGAEALHLEFPTKVVFDSVSLGVNEGDRIGIVGRNGDGKSSLLAMLAGRLEPDGGRVTVRGGVRVGVLDQADVLDDDDTIGHAVVGDTPEHEWAGDPRIRDVIAGLLGDLPWDTELRALSGGQRRRVALARLLAGDWDILALDEPTNHLDVEAIAWLAEHLKRRWPATAGGLLVVTHDRWFLDAVCTVTWEVHDRVVDPFEGGYAAYILQRVERDRQAAAIEARRQNLARKELAWLRRGAPARTSKPKFRIDAANELIADVPEIRDRVSLQSLALSRLGKDVVDLLDASVSYDGTPVLEDVEWRIAPGERTGILGVNGAGKSTLLGLVAGTLEPTSGRVKRGKTVKVATLTQQMDALDPHLDDPVRVVISGLRTSYTIGTGSKAQDLTPGQLLERMGFASAQLSTPVKDLSGGQKRRLQLLLILLDQPNVLILDEPTNDLDTDMLAAIEDLLDSWAGTLIVVSHDRYFLERVTDQQYAILDRRLRHLPGGVEEYLRRRHEQQRDAAGGSSAAASGRASSAPASALTGAERRAAEKELAAAERRMAKLTSEIERKRTALADHDQGDFVGLGEKMAEIGALEEENSALEERWLELSEKL; encoded by the coding sequence ATGGCGCATCTTCTCGGGGCCGAGGCCCTGCACCTGGAATTCCCCACCAAGGTCGTCTTCGATTCCGTCTCTCTCGGCGTGAACGAGGGCGACCGCATCGGCATCGTCGGCCGCAACGGCGACGGAAAGTCGAGCCTGCTGGCGATGCTGGCCGGTCGGCTCGAGCCCGACGGCGGGCGCGTGACGGTGCGGGGCGGTGTGCGCGTGGGCGTGCTCGACCAGGCCGACGTGCTCGACGACGACGACACCATCGGGCACGCCGTGGTCGGCGACACCCCCGAGCACGAGTGGGCGGGCGACCCGCGCATCCGCGACGTCATCGCGGGGCTGCTCGGAGATCTGCCCTGGGATACCGAGCTGCGCGCACTCTCGGGCGGCCAGCGCCGACGCGTCGCGCTCGCGCGCCTGCTCGCGGGCGACTGGGACATCCTCGCCCTCGACGAGCCCACGAACCATCTCGACGTCGAGGCCATCGCCTGGCTCGCCGAGCACCTGAAGCGGCGGTGGCCGGCGACGGCCGGGGGACTGCTCGTCGTCACGCACGACCGATGGTTCCTGGATGCCGTGTGCACCGTCACGTGGGAGGTGCACGACCGCGTCGTCGACCCCTTCGAGGGCGGCTATGCGGCGTACATCCTGCAGCGTGTCGAGCGCGACCGGCAGGCCGCGGCGATCGAGGCGCGACGGCAGAACCTGGCCCGCAAGGAGCTCGCGTGGCTGCGCCGCGGGGCGCCGGCCCGCACGAGCAAGCCGAAGTTCCGCATCGACGCCGCGAACGAGCTGATCGCCGACGTCCCCGAGATCCGCGACCGCGTCTCGCTCCAGTCGCTCGCGCTCAGCCGCCTCGGCAAGGACGTCGTCGACCTGCTCGACGCGTCGGTGTCGTACGACGGCACGCCCGTGCTGGAGGACGTCGAGTGGCGCATCGCGCCGGGCGAGCGCACCGGCATCCTGGGCGTCAACGGTGCGGGCAAGTCGACGCTCCTGGGTCTTGTCGCAGGCACGCTCGAGCCCACGTCGGGGCGCGTCAAGCGCGGCAAGACCGTGAAGGTCGCGACCCTGACGCAGCAGATGGACGCCCTCGACCCGCACCTCGACGACCCCGTGCGCGTCGTGATCTCGGGGCTGCGCACGAGCTACACGATCGGCACCGGCTCCAAGGCGCAGGACCTCACGCCGGGCCAGCTTCTCGAGCGCATGGGGTTCGCCTCGGCGCAGCTGTCGACGCCGGTGAAGGACCTCTCGGGCGGCCAGAAGCGGCGCCTGCAGCTGCTGCTGATCCTGCTCGACCAGCCCAACGTGCTGATCCTCGACGAGCCCACCAACGACCTCGACACCGACATGCTCGCGGCGATCGAGGACCTGCTGGACTCGTGGGCCGGAACGCTCATCGTCGTCAGCCACGACCGCTACTTCCTCGAGCGCGTGACCGACCAGCAGTACGCGATCCTCGATCGCCGGCTGCGCCATCTCCCGGGGGGAGTCGAGGAGTACCTGCGGCGCCGGCACGAGCAGCAGCGGGATGCCGCGGGCGGCTCGTCCGCCGCGGCGTCCGGCCGGGCGTCGTCGGCGCCCGCGTCCGCGCTCACCGGCGCCGAGCGCCGCGCGGCGGAGAAGGAGCTCGCCGCCGCCGAGCGCCGCATGGCCAAGCTCACGAGCGAGATCGAGCGCAAGCGCACGGCGCTCGCCGACCACGACCAGGGGGACTTCGTCGGGCTGGGGGAGAAGATGGCCGAGATCGGGGCGCTCGAGGAGGAGAACTCCGCGCTCGAAGAGCGCTGGCTGGAGCTCTCCGAGAAGCTGTAG
- a CDS encoding ABC transporter substrate-binding protein, with amino-acid sequence MFTAAKRLTAGAALAATAALVLAGCSSSNPLDEETSGSGGESAGETIVVGSQAYYSSEIIAEIYAQALENAGFDVERQFNIGQRDAYIPELESGAISLFPEYSGNLLQYYDAETEARTPDDVFAALQEALPENLTVLEQAEASDQDSYTVTAAFADENGLTTIADLANVTEPLTLGGPPELAERPYGPAGLSEVYGVDVTFSPTGDTTVENLVAGTVNVANVFTADPRIETQDLVVLEDPEGLFLASNVVPVVNAEIADEIADVINEVSAALTADALVALNVQSTEDQMSPDDIAAAFLEENGLV; translated from the coding sequence ATGTTCACAGCCGCAAAGCGCCTCACCGCGGGCGCCGCCCTCGCCGCCACCGCGGCGCTCGTGCTCGCCGGGTGCTCGTCGAGCAACCCCCTCGACGAGGAGACCTCCGGATCCGGCGGTGAGTCCGCGGGCGAGACGATCGTCGTCGGCTCGCAGGCCTACTACTCGAGCGAGATCATCGCCGAGATCTACGCCCAGGCACTCGAGAACGCCGGTTTCGACGTCGAGCGACAGTTCAACATCGGCCAGCGCGACGCGTACATCCCCGAGCTCGAGTCGGGTGCGATCTCGCTCTTCCCCGAGTACAGCGGCAACCTGCTGCAGTACTACGATGCCGAGACCGAGGCGCGCACCCCCGACGACGTCTTCGCCGCGCTGCAGGAGGCGCTGCCCGAGAACCTGACGGTGCTCGAGCAGGCCGAGGCGAGCGACCAGGACTCCTACACCGTCACGGCCGCCTTCGCGGACGAGAACGGGCTGACCACGATCGCCGACCTGGCGAACGTGACGGAGCCGCTCACCCTCGGCGGGCCGCCGGAGCTGGCCGAGCGTCCCTACGGGCCGGCGGGACTGTCCGAGGTCTACGGCGTCGACGTGACGTTCTCGCCCACGGGTGACACGACGGTCGAGAACCTCGTCGCCGGCACCGTGAACGTCGCGAACGTCTTCACCGCCGACCCGCGCATCGAGACGCAGGATCTCGTGGTGCTCGAGGACCCCGAGGGCCTGTTCCTCGCCTCGAACGTCGTTCCCGTCGTGAACGCCGAGATCGCCGACGAGATCGCCGACGTCATCAACGAGGTCAGCGCCGCGCTGACGGCCGACGCGCTCGTCGCGCTCAACGTGCAGAGCACGGAGGACCAGATGTCGCCCGACGACATCGCCGCCGCCTTCCTCGAGGAGAACGGGCTGGTCTGA
- a CDS encoding ABC transporter permease yields the protein MNLIAEAFAWLLQPERWSGPTGMPVALAQHLGFTFLSVLIAAAIAVPAGWAIGHTGRGREVAVAVSGAARAIPSFGLLVLLVLIMGVLQTQAAAVITFVLLGIPSILAGAYSGFEAIDRRVIDAGRAMGMTPWQVLWRIEVPLGLPLLVSGLRAATLQIVATVTIAAYVGLGGLGQYIIQGINLNRFDQVLAGAILVAALALLLDGAFAIAERLVVPRGVHAGRAPAGGGARRSRVRRAASSPQTAEA from the coding sequence GTGAACCTCATCGCAGAGGCCTTCGCCTGGCTTCTCCAGCCCGAGCGCTGGTCGGGGCCGACCGGCATGCCCGTCGCCCTCGCCCAGCACCTGGGCTTCACGTTCCTGTCGGTGCTCATCGCGGCCGCGATCGCCGTGCCCGCCGGATGGGCGATCGGGCACACGGGCCGGGGGCGCGAGGTCGCCGTCGCCGTCTCCGGCGCCGCCCGCGCCATCCCCTCGTTCGGTCTCCTGGTGCTGCTCGTGCTCATCATGGGCGTCCTGCAGACGCAGGCCGCCGCCGTCATCACGTTCGTCCTGCTCGGCATCCCCTCGATCCTCGCGGGCGCCTACTCCGGCTTCGAGGCGATCGACCGCCGCGTCATCGACGCCGGTCGTGCCATGGGCATGACGCCGTGGCAGGTGCTGTGGCGCATCGAGGTGCCGCTCGGTCTGCCGCTGCTGGTGTCGGGGCTGCGCGCGGCGACGCTGCAGATCGTCGCCACCGTGACGATCGCGGCGTACGTCGGGCTCGGCGGCCTCGGCCAGTACATCATCCAGGGCATCAACCTCAACCGCTTCGACCAGGTGCTCGCGGGCGCCATCCTCGTCGCGGCACTCGCGCTCCTGCTCGACGGAGCGTTCGCGATCGCCGAGCGCCTCGTCGTGCCGCGCGGAGTGCACGCGGGCCGCGCCCCCGCCGGCGGCGGCGCCCGTCGCTCGCGCGTCAGGCGGGCCGCGTCATCCCCCCAGACTGCCGAAGCGTGA
- a CDS encoding ABC transporter permease encodes MTWVLDNLDLIGDLTLIHLRQSVIAIVCGFVLSVPIGWVAFRYSLLRSGLITIVGLLYTIPSLALLMLLPVVFGYSAISETNLIVALTIYALAIMVRSVSDGLRSVDPGIRQASTAVGFGSFRRFWTVEFPLAGPVILAGLRVTAVSTISLATVGILIGVTNLGYLFTNGLQRRIIPEVLAGLVAVVVIALVIDYLLVLAGRALMPWARTPSRRERRSGRRAVAATEVTA; translated from the coding sequence GTGACCTGGGTGCTCGACAACCTCGACCTCATCGGCGATCTGACGCTCATCCACCTGCGTCAGAGCGTCATCGCGATCGTGTGCGGATTCGTGCTGTCCGTGCCGATCGGATGGGTCGCCTTCCGATACAGCCTGCTGCGGAGCGGTCTGATCACGATCGTCGGGCTGCTCTACACGATCCCCTCGCTCGCGCTGCTCATGCTGCTGCCGGTCGTGTTCGGCTACAGCGCGATCAGCGAGACGAACCTCATCGTCGCCCTGACGATCTACGCCCTCGCGATCATGGTCCGCTCTGTCTCCGACGGGCTCCGATCCGTCGATCCCGGCATCCGGCAGGCGTCCACCGCGGTCGGGTTCGGATCCTTCCGCCGCTTCTGGACGGTGGAGTTCCCGCTCGCCGGCCCCGTCATCCTCGCGGGGCTGCGGGTGACGGCCGTCAGCACGATCTCGCTCGCGACCGTCGGCATCCTGATCGGCGTGACGAACCTCGGCTACCTCTTCACCAACGGGCTGCAGCGGCGCATCATCCCCGAGGTCCTCGCCGGCCTCGTGGCCGTCGTCGTCATCGCGCTCGTCATCGACTACCTGCTCGTGCTGGCGGGTCGTGCGCTCATGCCCTGGGCGCGCACCCCCTCGCGGCGCGAACGTCGCTCCGGTCGCCGCGCCGTCGCGGCAACGGAGGTGACCGCGTGA
- a CDS encoding ABC transporter ATP-binding protein, which translates to MIEFSAVSKVFPDGTTAVDDFSLLLPSRKTTVFVGSSGCGKTTLLRMINRMVEPTAGTITIDDEDIAARPPVQLRRSIGYVMQNSGLLPHFTVIDNIATVPVLQGTPKKEARERARELMDTVGLDHAMADRYPSQLSGGQQQRVGVARGLAADPNILLMDEPFGAVDPIVRAELQEELLRLQREIGKTIVFVTHDIDEAFLLGDQVVILEKGARIAQLGSPDEIMEKPASEFVETFIGADRGKRALSLKRTAHGTVVVDADGRTQGALVEEPAP; encoded by the coding sequence GTGATCGAGTTCTCCGCCGTGTCCAAGGTCTTCCCCGACGGCACGACCGCCGTGGACGACTTCAGCCTCCTCCTCCCGTCACGCAAGACGACGGTGTTCGTCGGGTCCTCGGGCTGTGGGAAGACCACCCTGCTGCGGATGATCAACCGCATGGTAGAGCCGACGGCCGGGACGATCACGATCGACGACGAGGACATCGCCGCGCGCCCGCCCGTTCAGCTGCGGCGCAGCATCGGCTACGTCATGCAGAACTCCGGTCTGCTGCCGCATTTCACCGTCATCGACAACATCGCCACCGTGCCGGTGCTGCAGGGGACGCCCAAGAAGGAGGCGCGGGAGCGCGCGCGTGAGCTGATGGACACGGTCGGGCTCGACCACGCGATGGCCGACCGCTACCCGAGCCAGCTCTCGGGCGGACAGCAGCAGCGCGTCGGCGTCGCGCGGGGTCTCGCCGCCGACCCGAACATCCTGCTGATGGATGAGCCGTTCGGTGCGGTCGACCCCATCGTGCGGGCCGAGCTGCAGGAGGAGCTGCTGCGGCTGCAGCGCGAGATCGGCAAGACGATCGTGTTCGTCACGCACGACATCGACGAGGCCTTCCTCCTCGGCGACCAGGTCGTGATCCTGGAGAAAGGCGCCCGGATCGCGCAACTGGGCAGCCCCGACGAGATCATGGAGAAGCCCGCGTCGGAGTTCGTGGAGACGTTCATCGGCGCCGACCGGGGCAAGCGCGCGCTGAGCCTGAAGCGCACGGCCCACGGAACCGTCGTCGTCGACGCCGACGGGCGCACACAGGGCGCCCTCGTGGAGGAGCCCGCCCCGTGA
- a CDS encoding DUF427 domain-containing protein encodes MRAVWSDHVIAEAPEEDLVRIEGNWYFPPSSIAEGVLESSDTPYTCAWKGAAQYFSIATPDGRFEDGAWSYPSPYPGSFERVGRDYSGFVAFSPGVEVG; translated from the coding sequence GTGCGCGCAGTCTGGAGCGATCACGTGATCGCCGAAGCCCCCGAGGAAGACCTGGTCCGCATCGAGGGAAACTGGTACTTCCCTCCCTCGAGCATCGCCGAGGGAGTGCTCGAAAGCAGCGACACCCCGTACACCTGCGCCTGGAAGGGCGCGGCGCAGTACTTCTCGATCGCCACGCCCGACGGCCGCTTCGAAGACGGCGCATGGAGCTACCCCTCCCCGTATCCCGGCTCGTTCGAGCGGGTCGGCCGCGACTACTCCGGCTTCGTGGCCTTCTCTCCCGGAGTCGAGGTCGGCTGA
- a CDS encoding DUF2254 domain-containing protein: MGGWKVFLGRLVRRIWFRAAVFSVAAVALALVAGLLGPFLPDALAVELGQNSVDNILQIIASSMLAVTTFSLTAMVQAYSAATTTATPRATQLLVADPTSQNALSTFIGSFLFAIVGIVALSTGYYSGQARTVLFFGTLVVIAIITITLLRWIAHLAQFGRMSDVIDRVEDAATRAARDFAARPHLGGRPAAPIPTAAQAVHAEDIGYVTAIDVAALQRIADDADTTVHVTAIPGTVADATRPLARVAGGLDEDGCRALRRAFTVDPHRTYDQDPRLGVIALAEIASRALSPSTNDPGTAVEVLGSLQRVFAVLEASPDPDATACDRVFVPAPGIRDLVEDAFRPIARDGAGMIEVQLRLQKTLAACAAHCPQHAEEFARAAAAARGRGERALTERSDRALLRRTAREAWAGV, translated from the coding sequence GTGGGCGGTTGGAAGGTGTTCCTCGGAAGGCTGGTGCGGCGGATCTGGTTCCGCGCCGCCGTGTTCAGCGTCGCGGCGGTCGCGCTCGCCCTCGTCGCCGGGCTGCTCGGCCCCTTCCTCCCCGACGCGCTCGCTGTCGAGCTCGGGCAGAACTCGGTCGACAACATCCTCCAGATCATCGCCTCGTCGATGCTCGCGGTCACGACCTTCTCGCTCACGGCGATGGTGCAGGCCTACTCCGCGGCGACGACCACGGCCACGCCCCGCGCGACGCAGCTGCTGGTCGCCGACCCCACCTCGCAGAACGCGCTGTCGACGTTCATCGGGTCGTTCCTGTTCGCGATCGTCGGCATCGTCGCCCTCTCCACGGGGTACTACAGCGGGCAGGCGCGCACGGTGCTCTTCTTCGGCACGCTCGTCGTGATCGCGATCATCACGATCACGCTGCTGCGCTGGATCGCGCACTTGGCGCAGTTCGGCCGCATGTCCGACGTGATCGACCGCGTGGAGGACGCCGCGACGCGCGCCGCGCGGGACTTCGCCGCGCGTCCGCATCTGGGGGGTCGGCCCGCCGCACCCATCCCCACCGCCGCTCAGGCCGTGCACGCGGAAGACATCGGATACGTCACCGCGATCGACGTCGCGGCCCTGCAGCGCATCGCCGACGACGCCGACACGACGGTGCACGTCACCGCCATCCCGGGCACCGTGGCGGACGCCACGCGCCCCCTCGCCCGCGTGGCCGGCGGGCTCGACGAGGACGGATGCCGCGCGCTGCGCCGAGCCTTCACGGTCGACCCCCACCGCACGTACGACCAGGATCCGCGCCTGGGCGTCATCGCCCTGGCCGAGATCGCCAGCCGCGCCCTCTCCCCCTCCACCAACGACCCCGGCACGGCCGTCGAGGTGCTGGGATCGCTGCAGCGGGTCTTCGCCGTCCTCGAGGCCTCGCCGGATCCCGACGCGACCGCGTGCGACCGGGTCTTCGTGCCCGCGCCCGGCATCCGCGACCTCGTCGAGGACGCCTTCCGCCCGATCGCCCGCGACGGCGCCGGCATGATCGAGGTGCAGCTGCGCCTGCAGAAGACGCTCGCGGCGTGCGCGGCGCACTGCCCGCAGCACGCGGAGGAGTTCGCGCGCGCCGCCGCCGCCGCGCGAGGCCGGGGGGAGCGCGCGCTCACCGAGCGCAGCGACCGCGCCCTGCTGCGGCGCACGGCCCGCGAGGCCTGGGCGGGCGTGTGA
- a CDS encoding 4-(cytidine 5'-diphospho)-2-C-methyl-D-erythritol kinase, with protein MIPASDADRVHVRAPGKVNLFLEVGAAMPDGYHELATAFQAVSLYEDVWATASDDFTIEVTGSVDTSGVPLDDRNLALRAARLLARKTGQAGGVHLHVRKGVPVAGGMGGGSADAAAALVACDALWGTELTNAQLHQLAARLGADVPFSLHGGTAVGTGRGDELSAALARGRFEWVFATDAEGLSTPDVYTELDAHRERRRTDIAPAPTQPFVDPDVLHALRAGDPVRLAACLRNDLQAAALNLRPELAEVLELGESAGALAGIVSGSGPTVAFLCEAPEAALDVRVALAALGRDAFHAHGPVPGARLLPA; from the coding sequence GTGATCCCCGCCTCCGACGCCGACCGCGTGCACGTGCGCGCCCCGGGCAAGGTCAACCTCTTCCTCGAGGTGGGCGCCGCGATGCCCGACGGCTATCACGAGCTGGCGACGGCATTCCAGGCGGTCTCGCTGTACGAGGACGTGTGGGCCACGGCATCCGACGACTTCACCATCGAGGTGACCGGGTCGGTCGACACGAGCGGTGTTCCGCTCGACGACCGGAACCTGGCCCTGCGCGCCGCGCGCCTGCTCGCCCGCAAGACGGGACAGGCCGGCGGCGTGCACCTGCATGTGCGCAAGGGCGTGCCTGTCGCGGGCGGCATGGGGGGCGGGTCGGCGGATGCCGCGGCGGCGCTCGTCGCGTGCGACGCGCTGTGGGGGACCGAGCTGACGAACGCGCAGCTGCACCAGCTGGCCGCCCGCCTGGGCGCGGACGTGCCGTTCTCCCTCCACGGCGGGACGGCCGTGGGCACGGGACGCGGGGACGAGCTCAGCGCCGCCCTCGCGCGGGGCCGCTTCGAGTGGGTCTTCGCGACGGATGCCGAGGGCCTGTCCACTCCCGACGTCTACACCGAGCTCGACGCGCACCGCGAGCGCCGGCGCACCGACATCGCCCCCGCGCCGACGCAGCCGTTCGTCGACCCCGACGTCCTGCACGCCCTGCGCGCCGGTGACCCCGTACGGCTGGCGGCGTGCCTGCGCAACGACCTGCAGGCCGCGGCGCTGAACCTGCGGCCCGAGCTGGCAGAGGTGCTCGAGCTGGGGGAGTCGGCGGGTGCGCTCGCCGGGATCGTGTCGGGGTCCGGACCCACCGTGGCGTTCCTGTGCGAGGCCCCGGAGGCGGCCCTCGACGTGCGCGTCGCGCTCGCCGCGCTCGGGCGCGACGCGTTCCACGCCCACGGGCCCGTGCCGGGCGCGCGGCTGCTGCCCGCCTGA
- the mgrA gene encoding L-glyceraldehyde 3-phosphate reductase — translation MTETPSFYSRGGDLHRPYTAAPDRYDLADYRRVGTSGLRLPPISLGLWWNFGDNIPFDDQRALLRHAFDSGITHFDLANNYGPPYGSAETNFGRMMREDLDPYRDELIISSKAGYDMWHGPYGDHGSRKYLLASAEASLTRMGLDYVDIFYSHRVDADTPIEETVGALDTLVRQGKALYVGISSYSAERTAAAAAVARSLGTPLVIHQPSYSILNRWIEDGLTGVLRQEGMGAIAFTPLAQGLLTDKYLGDGPAERAQKRASLPERPLSEQGRSTLRALDVIAKERGQSLAQMALQWVLRDDVVASALIGASRPSQLDENLGALAGPAFDTEEIERIDALSDGIDVNLWAESSEK, via the coding sequence GTGACCGAGACGCCTTCCTTCTATTCGCGCGGGGGCGACCTGCACCGCCCGTACACCGCCGCCCCCGACCGATACGACCTGGCCGACTACCGGCGGGTCGGCACGAGCGGGCTGAGGCTTCCCCCCATCTCGCTGGGGTTGTGGTGGAACTTCGGCGACAACATCCCGTTCGACGACCAGCGCGCGCTGCTGCGCCACGCCTTCGACTCGGGCATCACGCACTTCGACCTGGCGAACAACTACGGCCCGCCCTACGGCTCCGCCGAGACGAACTTCGGCCGCATGATGCGGGAGGATCTCGACCCCTACCGCGACGAGCTCATCATCTCCTCGAAGGCCGGCTACGACATGTGGCACGGCCCCTACGGCGACCACGGCTCGCGCAAGTACCTCCTCGCGAGCGCCGAGGCGTCGCTGACCCGAATGGGCCTGGATTACGTCGACATCTTCTATTCGCATCGCGTCGACGCCGACACGCCGATCGAGGAGACCGTCGGGGCGCTCGACACCCTCGTGCGGCAGGGCAAGGCGCTCTACGTGGGCATCTCGTCGTACAGCGCCGAGCGCACGGCGGCCGCCGCGGCGGTGGCCCGCTCGCTCGGGACTCCCCTCGTCATCCACCAGCCCTCCTACTCGATCCTGAACCGCTGGATCGAGGACGGGCTGACCGGCGTGCTGCGCCAGGAGGGCATGGGCGCGATCGCGTTCACTCCGCTCGCGCAGGGACTGCTCACCGACAAGTACCTCGGCGACGGCCCCGCCGAGCGTGCGCAGAAGCGCGCGTCGCTGCCCGAGCGACCGCTGTCGGAGCAGGGGCGCTCGACGCTGCGGGCGCTCGATGTCATCGCGAAGGAGCGCGGGCAGAGCCTCGCGCAGATGGCGCTGCAGTGGGTGCTGCGCGACGACGTCGTCGCGTCGGCGCTGATCGGGGCATCCCGCCCCTCGCAGCTCGATGAGAACCTCGGTGCGCTCGCCGGACCCGCGTTCGACACCGAGGAGATCGAGCGGATCGACGCGCTGTCCGACGGGATCGACGTCAACCTCTGGGCGGAGTCGTCCGAGAAGTGA
- the rsmA gene encoding 16S rRNA (adenine(1518)-N(6)/adenine(1519)-N(6))-dimethyltransferase RsmA, which yields MSVHLLGAAEIRALASELGVTPTKKLGQNFVVDANTVRKIVHLARVRPGDRVVEVGPGLGSLTLAVLEAGATVTAVEIDSRLAARLPATAAAHGVPEGALTVVDADALAVRELPGDPGVLVANLPYNVSVPVLLHFLETFPRLGRGVVMVQAEVGERLAAPPGSKTYGAPSVKAAWYGPWRLAGTVSRQVFWPVPGVDSVLVAFERDATARGTEEERRRTFAIVDAAFQQRRKMLRQALAGVLGGSAAEASAVLEAAGIAPTVRGEQLGVEEYLRIARAAPGR from the coding sequence GTGTCGGTGCACCTGCTCGGCGCGGCCGAGATCCGCGCTCTCGCGTCCGAGCTCGGGGTCACGCCGACCAAGAAGCTCGGGCAGAACTTCGTCGTCGACGCCAACACCGTGCGCAAGATCGTGCACCTCGCGCGCGTGCGACCCGGCGACCGGGTCGTAGAGGTCGGCCCGGGCCTGGGGTCGCTGACCCTCGCGGTCCTCGAGGCGGGGGCAACCGTCACCGCCGTCGAGATCGACTCGCGGCTGGCGGCGCGGCTGCCCGCGACGGCGGCCGCGCACGGCGTGCCCGAGGGGGCGCTCACCGTGGTGGATGCCGATGCCCTCGCGGTGCGGGAGCTTCCCGGAGACCCCGGCGTGCTCGTGGCGAACCTGCCCTACAACGTCTCGGTCCCTGTGCTGCTGCACTTCCTCGAGACCTTCCCGCGGCTGGGCCGCGGCGTCGTGATGGTGCAGGCGGAAGTGGGGGAGCGGCTCGCCGCACCGCCGGGCTCGAAGACCTACGGCGCCCCGAGCGTCAAGGCCGCCTGGTACGGCCCGTGGCGGCTCGCCGGCACCGTGTCCCGGCAGGTGTTCTGGCCCGTGCCGGGGGTCGACTCCGTGCTGGTCGCGTTCGAGCGCGACGCGACCGCCCGGGGCACCGAGGAGGAGCGCCGGCGCACGTTCGCGATCGTCGACGCGGCGTTCCAGCAGCGCCGCAAGATGCTCCGGCAGGCGCTCGCGGGGGTGCTCGGGGGCTCGGCCGCCGAGGCATCCGCCGTTCTCGAGGCGGCGGGAATCGCCCCGACCGTGCGCGGCGAGCAGCTGGGGGTCGAGGAGTATCTGCGCATCGCCCGCGCGGCGCCGGGTCGCTAG